The Homo sapiens chromosome 10, GRCh38.p14 Primary Assembly sequence GCACTCAGGGGCCATAAATTAAAGAGATGTTGTGAtaaaaaggaaggcaggagagagtAGGGGCTGGTGGATCCCACTTGCCCTTCACTGCCGGTCTCAGAGACTGGCCTAGGAGAAAGCCACCAAGATCAAAGGCCCCCAGACCCTGCATCCCCATGGATGTGCAAGCCTGAGCTGTCGGTGGTCCTCCCGAACCCTGCCTTGAGCCATGCTTGGCTATTCCACACAAGGCTTATTTGCAGCAATCATCTGCTGGGCTCTTAAGTATTGTGATGCAAattataaaagccattttagtTCAGATATCTCATTAACAATTTGAAGGGCTAGGCTGATGTATAGAGAAAAAATCTCATTTGCAAGTTAATCAAAATAAAGGCTGGGGAGCTAATAAACCTCCTCTGAGCCATTATACATGCATGGAACACTGGAGTGAgccctgaaatatattttaaagttttttttcctaaatggacTAAGCTGCTTTTAgatatatattattcattttgatgCCTCCTGCTGGTATTTTAAGAATCCATCCCCCAAGTTCAAAACAAATTGAAATGCTTTTACAGGCCACAGGGGCCTCTTGGCCAAGCTCTTGAGACAAAGGGAGGAGCTGTTCTCAAAGCCCCCAGTCCCTGAGGCACCAGGACCACCTACTGGCTCCCTCAGAAGGTTTGTCCAGCCCATCCAAGGCTCTTGGGCATCACCACTATTTCAATGACCTAAAGCAAGCTTGTGTTTCTGAGCCttggtctcctcatctgtaaatggaagTAATAATACCTGGAGTGAGACTTAAGGCATTtgaaatagtgcctggcacagactgctgaataaatgctatttatttGAACCACTGTCTATCCTCCGGGACCAGCCAAgtggtactcaataaacatttttgaaataaatgtaccTATTAAAAAGCCCGCTGATGCCAGGAATCGTGTGCCTTATTCACCAGTAGACGTCAGTGCCCCAGCATGGTTGGGTGAATGACACCCTGCCTCACACTCAATACCCACTTTGCAAGGACTGCACATTAGAATCCCCAGGAGCATTTAATATCCAGGTGCAAGGCCCCATCCAGGAGATGCTGATGTAATTGATTTGAGGTGAGGTCTGGCcatcaatattatttttttttttgagacagtgtttcactcttattgcccagcccagagcgcaatggcacaatctcggctcactgcaacctccgcctcttgagttcaggtgattctcctgcctcagcctcctgagtagctgggattacaggcgtgcaccaccacgcccagctaatttttgcatttttagtagaaactgggtttcaccatggtggtcaggctggtcttgaactcctgacctcaggtaatctacccaccccggcctcccaaagtgcttggattacagccatgagccaccacacctggccgataCTAATTTTTTAAGCAAGCCAGGTGACTCTGAAGTGCAGCTGGCATTGAGCAGCACAGATCTAAACCTATAAATGTCCCCTATATGCCTCCCCCGACCTCTGTGGTGCTTCCCCATCACATACAGATGTGCTGCAGAGAGCATGCTGGGAACTTCACAGTCCTAGTGCTTGAAACGCATTGTCACTTTCACCTCTGTTATTCTGGGTACATCAGATGTCCTATcccaacctcagttttcttatatgtGCAGTAATTAATTTAGATGAGGTATTCTGGAAGGTCAGAATCCAAAGAACAAGTTATCATTAGGGGGTGTGGAGAGTGAAGGTGGTGACTATTTAAAGTGCAAAAATGTACCAAGATTATCATCTTTCTTTTGCACATATCTAAATGTGCATCTGGGCACCACATACTCTGTGAGTTCTCCTCTACTTTGAACCACTCCTCCccgaagaagaaaaataactttttaccTGAAGAATGTGAGCCCctttaaattatcaggcccagaaAAGTATCTAAAATATAATGGCAGTCAGGTCTCACTCCCCCTTGAGCTAAATAATTACCTCTCGAAGCCCCTTGCCATGCAGCTCTAGACTAACTGAAGCCAAATGGCCACAAAAACGCCATACATCCTGTACTTCAACAATGAATAGCCAATCAGTAACTAATGCCAATTCTCTAGACCAATGAAAATTCCTAATAAATAAGTTTTATAATCACCCcttctcctgatttttttttctttataaatattctcCAGAGCACTCCCCAAGGCAAACTGATGATGTATCCTGGGCTGCAGTTCTCAAGCTTGGCCCAAATGAGAAGATTTTTCTCGGCCCCTTTGCCAGGCACGCAGCAGGAGGCACCCCATCTACTGGGCCTGCCAGGCCGCATCTGGCTTGCACTCCGGCGCAGATCccacagcagctgctgctgcatGCTCAGGCCCTGGTGGGAGGGGGTATGTGAGTGAGCAAGTGTGGGGTCCAGCCAGCCATTCCAAATGCTGGCACAGGGGTGGGCTCCATGCGGGGTttgcagctggaccaggtgtgTCACTCCaaggggaatgcagtggtgcccagGCAGGGGTGCCCATGACCCTAAAGCCCCAAAAGAGTGTTACAATGTGCTCATTAGCTCTTTTAGTCCCACCATCCATAGCCCAACAGACGGTGGCATGTTAACAGCTCAGTCAGCCCCTTGCCCCATTCCAGCCCGCAGCTCCGGGGCCAGCTCCGCCCCATCACTACTTTCCATCACATGAGGCATCTGCCCTCTGCCAGTGAAGGGCAGAGGGCCACAGTGTTACAGCCTTGTGAGTACCCATGTTCAGTGAGTCTGGAGTTCTTGTCCGTcaaagaagaatgaggtcacacTGGCAACTGAGGGGTGGTGAGGGCAGAGAAGTTTATTAAGCGACaaaacagctctcagcagagaggagacggGAAGGTGGTCTCCTCCagtgtggctgagtctggggtttttataggcacaggatgggggaggggcaggccatAGGTAGTAtcagaaaaggcaacattcaactGGTCAAAAAGCgttattcagaaagaaccaatcgGGAAAGAGTGGGCAAATAGGAacagaagttctcactctgggtcaCAGGTTTCATCCAGAACCAACAGTTCAGTCTTTCAGACTTCAGGCtgtttttggcttgaaggtggtGTTTCACTGGGGACCGCCCCTATCAGCCTAGGCattttgtctgcctcctgctatCATGAATAACTTTATGattattaattttgcctcagcttcttcctttaaCTTGACATCCCCTTTGTGATACAGCCAGGCTATCAGCTCTACGCCATCTCTTCCTTATCTAGATGTCACCCTTATCTGAAAGAATCCTTCTCCCGAAGCTTCCTCTCTCCCAAACTCCTCCAACTgtatgtgttgggggtggggagggggagctaGCAACTTATTTATTGATCTGTAATTCTGTGCCAGGTCCTCCACCAGGAGCTTGACCTACTCCATCTTTTTTAATCCTCCTAACTCCCCTGAAAGGTAGATAGCATCCCACTTCCTCACAGCTAAGGAAAGGGAGTATCTAACCACAGCAGTTGCCCTGATGTTCTACCCCAAATCCAAAGCCTGTGTCTGACTCTCCCTGCCTCCCGCTTCACCACCCCTCCACTTCATCCCCAGGGCACTAAGTGCCGTCAGCAGGTTCCTGCCCACCTGTTCACCACTGGACATAGGCCCTGAGGCCCTACAACCAGTGTGTACTGCATGAGTAAGCCCTAAACCATCAGCCAGAaaggattttcttttgtttgttcctttttgagacagagtttcgctctgttgcccaggctggagcgcaatggtgcaatctctgatcactgcaacctctgccttctaggttcaagtgattctcctgcctcagcctcccgagtagctgggattacaggaatgcaccaccacgcctggctaattttttgtatttttagtggagatggggtttctccacgttggtcaggctggtctcaaactcccgacctcaggtgattcgcccacctcagcctcccaaagtgctgggattacaggcatgagccaccgcacccagcctaggatTTTCTAATAGGATCACGCCACGCCCCTGCTTCAACCCCTTTCTTCAGTGACCCCACTGCTCACCAAATTAAGCCCAAAGGCCCTCATTGTCATTGGCCACCGTCTCCACAACTCCCTGTACTTTCCTACCTCTGGGTCCTCTCTGACTTTTAAAGCCTTCAAAGAATTTAGCAGGAAGATAGCTTTGTTAAAAATCACCTGCCCTAAGGTCATCTCTGGTGAGAATAACTGAATGCAAATTAAACTGACTCATCATAATAATAGTATGTCCTAAGGCAACCTGCAAATGTGGAATCtccagtacacacacacagagagagactgaattagaatctgcatcttaaggctgggcactgtggttcacacctataatcccagcactttgggagtccaaggcaggtggaccacttgagctaaggagttcaagaccaccctgggaaacatggcaaaaccctgtctctaccaaaaatacaaaccaaTTAGCCAAATCTGGTGGCACACGGCCATGGTCCTAGCTAGTagagaggttgaagtgggagaatcgcttgagcctgggaggtggaagttgcagtgaaccgagatcataccacttcactccaacctaggtgacagtgagactatgtctccaaaacaaaaatctGCATCTTAATAAGATTCCTAAGACAGGTTCTCAACCTTGAATGCCCTGGAGAGCTTACCTGGCCTGGGTGCCACCCCAGTTGTAATTGGTATGAGGAGGCCTCCCAGTAACTGCTCACTCATTTAAACGTAGTCATTCAGTGACAGAGCACTACCCTGACAGAGTACCAAAGACTCAACTCTCATACTGCTAAGAGGTAACTTTTTAGAACCTGGGGGAGGCAGGGAGCAATGTGACACAATTaacttgagttttttttctttgaaaagcaaGTCACTTCTAGGGATTTACTCCATAGAAACACTGTGCACTTTTGCACCATTGTGAAAAGATATGAAGTGGTCACAAGTTTTATTCAAGTCAAATGGTCCCAATATGAGATGAAATTACAGTATACCCATATATGATGAAATACTAATTATTTGAGAATAAGACGGAAAAACATCCAAAATACTCtgttcaggtaaaaaaaaaaaaaaagaaagaaagaaaaaagaaaaagttgcagAACACCACATATAAAAaggataactttaaaaaaatgataaatattagtATATGCACAGAGAACGCGCTACTTTGAAAGGGAAGTATGAGACCTATCTTTTAGATGTATTCTTTTTATAACTTCTAGTTTTCTGTAGATCAGAGTTGAAATGCTGTTAGAAAACACATGGAatatgccgggcacagtggctcatacctgtaatcccagcactttaggaggccgaggtgggtggatcacctgaggtcaggagttcgagaccagcctgaccaacatggtgaaaccccatctgtactaaaaatacaaaaattagctgggcatggtggtgtaggcctattgtcccagctacttgggaggctgaggcacaagaatcatttgaacctgggaggcggaggttgcagtgagctgagatcacgccattgcattccagcctaggcaacagagcaagactctgtctcaaaaaaaaaaaaggaatacaaaaaaaagaaaacacatggaataaataaatctcaaaaagcttaaaaatgtaactgataggctgggcgcagtggctcacgcctgtaatcccagcactttgggaggccgaggcaggtggatcacaaagtcaggagatcaagaccatcctggctaacacagtgaaaccccatctctactaaaaatacaaaaaattagccgggcgtggtggcgggcatctatagtcctagctactggggaggctgaggcaggagaatggcgtgaacacaggacacggagcttgcagtgagccgagattgcgccactgcactccagcctgggcaacagagcaagactccatctcaaaaaaaaaaaaaaatgtaactgatAACACTGCAGTAATAGCATAGTGACATGGGGAATAAAGAAATCTTGTAACTGAAGAACGTGAGCCCctttaaattatcaggcccaggccaggcacaggggctgatgcctgtaatcccagcactttaggaggccaagttggggggatcgcctgaggccagaagttcaagaccagcctggtcaacttaatgaaaccctatctttactaaaaatactaaaattagctgggtgtggtggtgcacacctgtaatcccagctattcgggaggccgagacaggagaatcatgtgagcccaggaggtggaggttgcagtgagctgagatcgtgccactgcactgcagcctgggcgacagagagagactccatctcaaaaaataaaaactaaattatcaggcccagagaggcaatAGAATGAAATCATAGTCAGGTCACTCTCTCCCAAGCTACATAATTACCTCTTGAAGCCAAGTATCTATCAAATGCCATATACCCTGTAGTTCAACAGCATATAGCCAATCACTAACCAAGGTTAGTTCTGTAAGCCAATGAGAATTCCTGATAAACAACTTTTGTAATCACCCCTTCACCTTGTGTCAGTAGAGGGTATAAGAGCAGCTGAtctatccttttttctttaagaagtgTTCTCTGGAGCACTCTCCAGGGCAACCTGGAAGTGTGTCCCGAGCTGCAGTCCCCAACCTTGGCCCACCTAAACattctatattaattttgcctcagcttcttccttttaagGTGAATAATCATCACAAAACAGACATTTGAAATAtaagctttattttaaatttaaagaagtattgaaaataaacattttttacaaattataatCAAGCACTCAAAACAATTTAGGAATGTTAAACACTAATtcttaattcaaaataatgacatCCATAGAATACAACCCTGGTGTTGGCCAATATGAAGTTTACttaatattagtattttatatACACTTAACCATTAATCCTTCCTAAAATTCAATAACAATGATTTCACTTTATAAGATGAAGCCTTTTATGCAATACCCAGAGATaactttttcaaatatgaaaCACTTATACCAGTgaggaaattataaaaacatatatcaaTTATACTGAAGGACTTGATTTAGAGGCTGTCTGTATATAGATGCATTTCACCTTAGGAAGTACACATGCACATCAAAACACTTCAACTGAATATAGATGCCATTACATTATTTAGTTACGTTACAAAGCAAACGGCAGGTTCATAAACGTTGTTCTATTATGtatcaactgaaaaaaatatattcaaaaaaaaagtttttgaagacTCATGGGAGTGGAATGTGCCCACATTAGGAATAAAGCTTTTACAGGACCACCTGTCTCCAGCTGGCTCCCAGGGACCACTGAAAACAGCTGGCTACCCTCAGAAAGACAAGATGGTCTTGTTAATAATTTCAATGGACTCTCGAAGCTCATCCTCCTTGATCACCAGCGGAGGCGCAAACCTGATAATGTCGCCATGGGTTGGCTTGGCCAGAAGTCCATTATCTCGAAGTCGTAGACACACCTTCCAAGCATCCCAAtctaaagaaaaatagtaaaacgTACATGCTCAAAGATAAACGTTTAAACATCCCTTGCCGTATGTATGGGCAAAGTGCAGCCTGgcaaaacaaaattaacagaACTTGCTCAACTAAGGGAAGCttgggctgggagcggtggcttatgcctgtaatcccagcactttgggaggccgaggtgggtggatcacgaggtcaagagattgaaaccatcctggccaacattatgaaacccgtctctactaaaaatacaaaaattagctgggcatcatggtgcgcacctgtagtcccagctactcgggagactgaggcaggagaatcgcttgaaccaggaggcggaggctgcagtgagcggagatcgcgccactgcactccagcctggtgacagagcaagacaccgtctcaaaaaaaaaagaaagggaagcttGGAGCTGCAAGCTTGCTTTGTTTTTACTCCTAAAAATGAAGTTACTCTTCACTTTTCAGCAAGCACATAACTAGGTTTGAATGATATGATTAGACATATCATAgtttttcataaatgaaaaagaccaagccaaaaaaaaaaaaaaaaatgtgctaagGCTGCTGTATTAATCACACAAGGAACTAATGCAAAAGAACTTGGGtataggctggatgcagtggctcacacctgtaatcccagcactttgggaggccgaggtgggcagatcatgaggtcaagagatcgagaccatcctggccaacatggtgaaaccccatctctaataaaaatacaaaaattagcctgtcgtggtgtggcacatgcctgtagtcccagctactcaggaggctgaggcaggagaatcgcttgaacccaggaagtggaggtcgcagtgagccaagatcatgccactgtactccagcctggcgacagacaCTCCAGCCCAACAGAGCaaggcactgtctcaaaaaataaaataaataaaataaataaaattctaaaaaagaaaaaaaagaacttgggtATGATACAGATGATTAACTGACATAAAATGGGCAATACTCAAAACCCAGTGAACACTACACATTCCAAAAAGGGACTCGCTTCCTGAGCTCAACATATTATAGCAGCGATTCTCAACCtggctgcacatcagaatcaccttaAAGGCTATTGCTAATGCCTGTGCCCCGTCCCAGATCCGTCAAATCAGAATCCCTGGGGTAAGGCCAGGCTTTGACTCATTTTTTTAagaagctccccaggtgattctttttttttttttttttttttttttgagacggagtctcactctgccgcccaggctggagtgcagcggcgcaatctcagctcactgcaagctccacctcccaggttcaagcgattctcctgcctcagcctcctgagtagctgggactacaggcacccaccacctcgcctggctatttttttgtatttttagtagagatggggtttcactgtgttagccaggatggtctcgatctcctaacctcgtgatccacccgtctcggcctcccaaagtgctgggattacaggcataagacaccgcgcccggcccctcagGTGATTCTTTAAGTGCAGCCAAGGTTGGGAGGTTGGAATCGTTGCTTTAAAAGGAAGAGTTATCACAAGAAAATCCAGCAAGGAACACCTAAGGGTTACAAAGGATGTACTAAAACATCAAACACCCAATTAAGTGACAGccagcattatttttattattgaccCCATAACTGTCATTCATATCATTATTTCTGCTGCTCCTATAACCTCTACTGACACAAAGCATCaaagtgagggagggaaggatagCAAAGAGGACACTTTCAAGTCCAGACTCACCAACAAAAAAACTTGAACTCTCTAAATACTGCATGACTAATTTAAGGCAGAAAAATAAGTGTCTTAAAGGAACAAGGGTCAAATTGGTTAAATGTGCCTTCATTTAGAAAAGAGCTATATTTTTTATACtcttaatataattataaatcagACAATAATCTGTCTAAAAGGTTTGGTCATTATGTCAGTCAGCAGTTTCAAACAGAACATCCCAACACCCAATTAAAATACCAAgtgtggccaggagcagtggctcatgcctgtcatctcagcactttcagaggctgaggcaggcggatcacgaggtcaggagatcgagaccaccctggccaacatggtgaaaccccatctctaccaaaaatacaaaaattagctgggcgtgttggcacgtgcctgtaataccagctactcgggaggctgaggcaggagaatcgcttgaaccggggcatcggaagttgcagtcagccaaaatggcgccattgcactccagcctggcaacagagcaagactccatcttaaaaaaaaaaaaaaaaaaaaagtgtggccgggcgcggtgggctcacgcctataatcccaacactttgggaggccaacgcaggtggatcacgaggtcaggagtttgagatcagcctggccaacattatgaaaccccatctctattaaaaatataaagattagctgggcgtggtgacaggcgcctgtaatcccagctactcaggaggctgaggcagagaattgcttgaacccaggaggcagagtgcagtgagccaagattgcgccacggcactgcagcctaggagacagagcaagactccgtctcgaaaaataaataaattaattaaattaaataccaAGTGTATTTTAGGTCttccttaaaaaattatcttgagtaAATGTTTTATCTCCATACCTTTGGTTTCTTTAATGACAATAGCGTTTAATAATCCTTTTCCTCTTACGGCAGTTACAACATCAGAAGGTAGCTTCATGAGTTCATTTCTCAAGATAATGCCCAATTTGTCTGCATTTTCAGCAAGGTTTTCTTCTTCTAAAACCTacgtttaaagaaaaattatacaaatattaagactgtcctttttttgttttttggaggacAACGGGGACTGTAAACACAGGAAAAACATGACTAGATAAAATACCAGAGGAACTTAACTTTCATTGCTATTTTTCAAAGCCTGTATTAGTTTCTAATTAAACATACACTAGCTCAGAGTCTTGCTTTCATCACAAATCTATTGCCAATCATTCATGGCAAAATAAGGATTAAAGTTTATTTAATGCAACTCACATACTGTCATTAATTGAATACATCAATGGACGAAATGTAATTCCTAAACTGCAATAGTTTCTTCCCCCCTCACAAAGATCTGTCCTCAGAGattacataataattgtataccTTCAGCAGGCACTTAAAAAATCAGTCTGAAAACATTATAAATCCACACTTGAAAGAAGACTTGCTTGCTAAGCAAAAAGACGGGTCTGGTAGGTGGGTCACAGTTGAGAGTTCTATGAGGGCCAGCCAGGGCCGAAGAACTCAAAGCGCCAGGTGACTGTGAACTCAGGAAGCCCACGGAGGAAATCCAGTCTACTAGGCCAAGTTTAAATTACTTTTTGAGAATATCTTGTTCCTAAAATTTTTCCTCTATACTTcatgttttctaatatttggcattcttattgaattttttattataccagTGGGCCCAAATTAAAAATCACTTCAACATTGCTTTAAAGAATAGACACTGTGTGGCTGTATCAGTCTTTACCTCAAGGGCTGCGATGGCCACTCGGCAGCCTAGTGGATTGCCACCGTATGTGGACCCATGCTCCCCTGGCTTAATGGTCAGCATGATGTCATCATCACACAGCACTGCAGACACCTGAAAGACAGTCAATTCACCATGTCATTTCTCAGCACTAAGCATTCTACTAAGCATCCTTTTCcccagagtctcgctgtcacccaggcttgagtgcagtggcgtgatctcagctcactgcaatctctgcctcctggactcaagcaattctcctgcctcagcctcccaagtagctaggattacaggtgcccaccaccacaccacacatgttatttatttatttatttattttgtagttttagtagagatatagtttcaccatgttggccaggctggtctcgaactcatgacctcaggtgatctgcctgcctcggcctcccaaagtgctgggattgcaggcataagccaccacacccggccaagaaaCT is a genomic window containing:
- the OAT gene encoding ornithine aminotransferase, mitochondrial isoform 4 (isoform 4 is encoded by transcript variant 10) codes for the protein MPGFDIIPYNDLPALERALQDPNVAAFMVEPIQGEAGVVVPDPGYLMGVRELCTRHQVLFIADEIQTGLARTGRWLAVDYENVRPDIVLLGKALSGGLYPVSAVLCDDDIMLTIKPGEHGSTYGGNPLGCRVAIAALEVLEEENLAENADKLGIILRNELMKLPSDVVTAVRGKGLLNAIVIKETKDWDAWKVCLRLRDNGLLAKPTHGDIIRFAPPLVIKEDELRESIEIINKTILSF